Sequence from the Crassostrea angulata isolate pt1a10 chromosome 9, ASM2561291v2, whole genome shotgun sequence genome:
tttatatagtttgcacggaaaacggcaaattgcattaaaacaacacacaacatgggattctagcagcacttttcattttaagcattgaacaaactaacgatacgtataaaatttcaagttcaatatatacggggtagtgttgttctagtcggatttttatatcgtaaaaaacgacagaggaaagcctggccgagaaataaaagaaatttacataCATGCATCAATCTTATATGAAATACATTTCTGCAACCAACTTATAAAAAGTTTCAAGATtttccataaaaaaataattgttcattgatcttcagttaaaaatagagttataagtaaatagaaatttagTTTTgatgaaagttttgaaaaaaattaaaaaaacaggaaaaaaaagAGTCTCGTTTGGATTTTTTATCATTAGCAAGAACAGGGGAATTGAATTCTTGACGAAAGTTTATAACACAaggcatgattttttttcttacattacCTTTCAAGTTTGGGAAGGGAGGTGATCCACTTCAGAAGTGGAAACAAGAAAGCGGCTGTCTTTCCACTGCCAGTTTCTGCCACTCCAATGATGTCACGATTTTGTAGACCAATTGGAATAGCCTGTCTTTGAATGGGCGTCGGCTCCTGTAAAAGTAtagagctacatgtatttaagcgTTCATTTACTCTTTTTGTAATATtcttagaaattctatatgagttttattttaaacttccAAAAGCTGATTCATCTAAACAGAAATAACTAGTTCGTGATAGcattttgacattttacaaaTGCAGATGGGGATTTTTTTCAAGTACAAGAACATACATTCTAATAcgattatttgtttttgattttatagtcataaaTTTAACACAAAGTCTCTTTAGATATTCAACTCTGACTTTTTATCCCTCTCCCTACCTGACTTCAGTTTGTAACTTACCTTGTATCCCGCATTTTCGATGACGTCCAGAATTTCTTTCTGTAAGAGACCAGATTCCCTCCAGGAGCGAATCGGGTTAGGAATTCTTCCTCCTTTACAGGAGATGTTGTAATCCTCCTTAAAGATACGCCAGTCTCTCTCCGCCATCTCGTCCAGATTTTTCTCGGACCAGTGACGATCGTCCCATTTCTGTTTCGCTTCCTTCTTGGCAAGGTTTTTCTGATGTTTCCTGTTGCAATATGATACAAAAAGTTAGCGCCCATTGAAAACAAGCAATTTTCAACATCAATAGTTTCATCAATTTAAATGCTCtgatattgtttataaatttacCTTAATCTTCATACTATAACcaggataaaaaaaacttgatatgCACAACTAATGTATGTGCtaaaggtttttaaaattaaagctgAGTCTGTTCTCAAACTtgcatattatttttcatttaccatTTGCAGAAGAAAgtacatgaattttattttggtatTATATAAATCTCTTCATCTAATTTAAAGGAGACCAAAACAGTCTAAAAGTAGCCAAGACCATAGAACCCCCTTAATCATTATGCATTACATGCACATTATACACAAGTACATTTTTGTTCACTCTTACTCATAATAGATACTGTTTACAGAGTAATTTTcaccccgtgtaattttcgcccatcttcacatgcaaacagttttgctccgtcttgaatttgcccagacaaAGTTGTGTTTAAAAAGAGATAATTTGAGCCAATGCAATTTGCCCAGTTTAAAATATGCCCATAGACAAGGAGGACGAAATGGACAAAAATAAAAtaggggcaaatatttccctgtatacagtagatAATCCCTCACTTTTCCTGCTCCTTCTCTTCCGCTGTCCTTCTCTTCTCCAGCAGCTCTCCATAAAACTTGGACTGGTCCTTCTTCTGGGCCTGTAAACAAACAGATTTATATTTATAGACACTGGTCCTTCTTCTGCTTCTTTATACATGGCAATGTATTATTGAAAACTATGAAATAGAATGtgagattttaatatattaagGTCTTGGAGCCAGATCTAGGACTTCAATGAATAAAGATTCCACAGTACATGGATTTTTTTCAGATACCATCATACCTTTCCAAATTGTGCAATAAACTGTCTGCTGCATAAATATTCTGaaagattaattgatttttttgggCCATACCTTGATGTCTATCCCAGCAATGTGGCCTCGCCCAAAGAACTGGACGGTGTGCCGATCCTTGTACAAGAAGTTATAGTCCTGGGATGTGTCATCCCCCGCGTCCCAGTCAAACACAAACTTCCTGTCATTCAGTCGGCGGATACGACGCTTCTTCTTCATGATTCCCAGATATCTTTCCTTTACAAACAGATGATAAAAGAcacaattaattttaactttaaaagaaaattgatacatgtattacaaatcaGAAATCCATATTTATAAAAGGTTTCTGACATTAATTATCTCTTCCTCTTCTCACTTGTATCCCTATCTATCTTTCTTCCCTTTCTTTTGCCCAAATTCTGTTTTTGTCTCTCCCTCCtctatatttgttttctttttcttttaatccCAAAttttctctctcattctctctctctctctctctctctctctctctctctctcttaccttGATGGCTGCTTGTTCTCTCTCCTTGTCTTTATACTCTATCACACTATTCTTTTCTCCCTCTTCTCTTTCCCTCTCTCGTTCCCTCCTCTCTCTATCTCGTCGATCTCTGTCTCTTCTGTCTCTGTAACGGTCATCTGCaacaaaaaattttaagtaATTGATGTTACAGTCTCAAGCCACGGTCTAAAGGCCACAAAGCTTTCATAagctaaatatttttaaggagaatattgttgtcttttttttgcttttttttcaaatatcttgTTGAATTTTACTTAGAACAGTAAGACTGCTGAGTCAgcaaattttgcaaaatatacaaatttcTTTACTGTTTCTGTACAACTAATACAAACAATACAGTACAGAGATATGTGGTCCTCACCCTCTCTTCCCTGGTTAAGGTACTCCAGCTGTTTCTTTTTCTCCTCCTCCTGTTTCTTCCTCTGCTCCTCAACAGCCTCCTGTCTCCTCTTCAGCGCCTCGGCTGCTCGCTCCTCTTTGGTCAAAAACTTAGGCTACAATTCAGAGAGAGAGTATTTACAGCTGAACTTTCAAAAATCTATAATATGTTGGAGTGATTTGGAAGtcttaactacatgtacttatattttAAATAGACTCTCCTTAACCTGATATCTAAAATTCTTAAAAGATATCTCAATTTTTTCTCAGtccaattgaattttttgagaTAACAGGGTTTGACTGCAATTGTACATGTtggaaaacaaatgaaatagtAATATTATTGTCTCTTATAGGTGGAACAGTTTTACCTATTCCTCATCCAGTGTTCACCAATAGTCAACAACTTCAAGGCCTTCAGGTTTCTGATTCATATATCACCTTTAGTTTCCTCTATTTATTCACTCCACCCTAACTACAACACATGTACTACATACCTTACTCTGGGCCTCCTCTTCGGCCTTCTTCTTTGCTAGCAGTTCCTCCAGGGAGAGAGGTACTTTCTTCACttgctcttttttttcttcttcatcttCATTCTTTTCCTTTTTCAACCTAACAAAGACACCCAGATCCTCATTatgtaaagaaataaacaattaagTGTAAAgaccaatttatttttatttttgtttattgctGAAACACTAAAACAACCTTGTATAAGatgaaaagaaacattacattatgttttttaaatgcaaaattttatatgttaaacgtaccgtacatgtatttatcattcctcATGAATTTTTTTACAGTATTCCTCTCATAGGTGTAAACATGGGGTGGAGAAAAATTTGGGTATTTCTATagagagctcttcttttaaagaagATCAATACAGCCTAAATATTGCCACAACTATAGAGCTCTCTTAAAATTGATGGTATGGTATTAGAGGAGGTTGATGGGGGGAAGCTGTAAGAATGGCGGGGAGAAAAATTCGGgtattttcctttatttttatatgaagaGCACTTTATCTAAAGGAGATCAACACAACCTAAAAATTGTCACAATTATCAAGACCTCTTAAAATTGAATGTATGATGCTAAAGGAGATTGATGGGGGAGAGGTGTAAGCATTGGGGTGGAGGAAAATTTTGGTATATTCctattttaatataaagaaGATTAATACAGCCTAAAAATGGCCATTACTACCGAGCccttttaaaattgaatggGGTAGAGGAAAATTTTCTCTCACCCTCGGTCTTTATCTGACTTGCTGTCCCTGTGTTTTTTCTTGTGTCTGTCTCGGCTACGACTGCGGCGTCTCTCGCGGCTCCTACTTCTCTGACGCTGCCTGTCACGACTTCTTGAGCGGTGTCTGATAAAATTCAATGGACCAGAATTATAATTATCTGCAAGTATTCTAAACCAGGAAAAACTGTTTAACAATGTTCATAAACATTATAAGCTACACATAAATGTATGGGAAAAGGTTGTTTAAAAGTTGTGGATATTTTTTCAGTAAcagaaaacagaaatatttcaacaaaaatactttttgctacatgtatgtacatgtaaaaatatttccACTCAGATAATTTTCCATATGACTCAGAagcaattaatttaattttactcatttcatgaaatttttaaatttaaaacatcttcCTACATTACCTCTCCCTGCTGCGAGATCTGTGTCGTTTCCGCTTCCTGTCTCGAGACTTTGACCTTGATCTGTCTCGCTTCTTATCGACATCATGACTTTTGCTCTCCTCAACATCCATTATCAcaatctgaaaataaaaaattgtaggTTTTGTACATGAACTTTGCATGGTAAATGAATACATCTCTGGATGTATGCTTCAATCAAGATGGTGCTTCAATTAAGAAACAAGACTAGTTCTATGTGCAtctatcaaattatcagatggaaaataaaaacattaatgtatcaaggaactgatctttcagatactgaataaagtattcaatttttttaccgGTAGTCaacatataaattaaattgaaaaaccatgaaataatgaataaagattTTCAGAATCCCATAATTCTCTTCGGctattttcaaagataaaacttGTAAGTTTTGAATGGGAAACATGAcctcataatgtagactgagcatgcgacgtttagtttaacttctgctcatgatttgagtaggcaccTACTGTGtgtgttttcaataatttttggtctacaaaaatcaaactgaacTGTGTTAAATCAGTCCAACGGTCACATCGTTTAcatattatgaaaaatgattAATAACAATGCACTGGCTAGAAATGGTACTTGGCAAGAACTGGTCAAATCCCAGTACCAACTAAACTAGCTAATAATGCTAGGGATGTTGCTGTACTGAGCCTTTTAACTATAAACACACTATTACAATTCATATAGGTACCcagtatttttgtaaaaatgttgcCTTAAGTTTTTGTGCTGTCTTTTGGGCTTATTCTGCATAGATTCAACTGGTTTTTGCTCAATTGTAGGAATTTCGTTACATGTGTAAGACATAGGcctaatttatttgtttttaatccttCTACTTGATTTGAAAGTATATGCTTTAGTCTAAAATACACCACAGAAAACTAACTTAgtaactatttataaaataacaaattccGATGGCCATGTTTTGTCTCTCTATCCTCAAGCAATTGGACCAAGAATTCTGATACTATATTCAAACAAACACCCTCTTTACATATCAAAGTATTCCCTCTTCTTTAATCATCATATTTACCTTCTGACAAACTCCTTATCTCAAATAACTTTGAAAAATCTTCCTTTTTTCCGAAGCCGTAAACGATTTACAATCGAACCCAGGGCGCAGCCATgttgattttgaaaattaattcgtacctcGAATAGTTCGGTTTTATGTATCTTACATCGTCtgaacccacgggttttctcTCCGTTACTCTGTTTTCagtgggttccgacgatgatttgcaacaaatcttttttttttcactaaggTTTAACGAAAGCTTAAGACCTTTATATGTAAAGTCGtggatttttcatttgaaattttgatatttaaaaataaatttaatgtttatttattaaggtcttccgtttccaacggaagaccttgtactgattctgatggGTCTTcttcattagggtcttccgtttccaacggaagaccctattgtttttcttcggattctttttcattattattattcttcctctgacttttttggTGGCTTATATCTCataaactattcaaccgatttccacgaaattttcaggacttaTAGAGCATCAACGGCGCTAcatattgttatattttcatatgatgacgtcacttccggtttcatatattgacgattttataaatttttaagggtcattttgtccaagcatctcctccgaaactaattaagacaaaagcttgaaatttacagggattgtagatgaatgtttGTAGATGTACCCCCTTGCTTCCgttaataaaaattgcttaaggccttgaagctcgcccgaacctgaaaattagcactaaaattttccacaaaattttagaacattttttgtattaactttttatgtatacatattttgttaaaacatgtaatgcaaaagatgTTAAAATTTGCAAGACCTATAacttgatttcaagaaaaaggggctgtcccctcaaattaggggccaagaggactctaaagtcttcttataATACCTCTTAACTGAACAAtagtttgttatcaattatagaagcaaaaatgttcattgtagagttgtttatctatacagtaccatacctaagttatgtgttacgtaattaggggtttcaaggggccagaagttcgaaactttgatcatttatattggaaaaaggagaactattttaaaaagcaatgtagaacaaaagttgctcaaaatgatgttatgtacaatatgccaccttaattttttttgttgatgcccaatttaggagttaaagggtcggccctaaaaaaacatttgtacagatatctcgagaacggttaacACTTTGTAAACACtggttgaacaaaatatgtttatatttgcaagacctttaatttgataataagaaaaaggggctggcccctcaaatttgGGACCAAGAaggctgtaaagtcttcttacaataactcttcactgaacaataatttgttattaatcatagaagcaaaaatgttcactgtacagctgtttatctttacagtaccatacctacgtcatatgttacgtaattatgggtttcaaggggccagaagtttaaaccttttatcatttatatctgaaaaagagaaatattttgataagcaatgtagaacaaaaattgttcaaaataatgttcttaacaaaatgataccaaaaattttgttgttagtggccccggtaaggggttaaagggtcggcccctaaaacacagttgtttagatatctcgagaacggtttacaattcgtgaacacttgtagaacaaaatatgtttatattagcaagaccttttatttgatatcaagaaaaaaggactggcccttcaaattaggggctaaaagggcttctaagtctttttatactaactctttttaagcgataatttgatattaatcatgaAGCAAAAACAAACGtagaaattcgttttaaaatcggacgatacACTACAGAGAaattggggtttaaaatttgatttttccggaaattttgattccgcgtttttggtttaaaaaatagcacaaaattaaatgtaaaattaacttgtaccacaaataattgttaagccatacttgaacacattcggatttttttgttgagacgttcttgaaatcgaaaaggttttaattaagtcgtacttaaaatcattcggattttgttaagtcgtaccaagaattattcgaatttttttctcattttttagttactcttgttattggtttaggaACTCTGCTTTTAACAGGTAATTCTAGCTTTACTTtggacattaacggaagaccaactcgttgctttgcaaatttttcgaaaaaaatgaattttctgatcaaatcaaaaacgaatatgcgttttgtagagcttattaagctgaatctaacaccgaacgccgttttaaaatcggactatgcattacagagatatcggggtttaaaattgatttttccggaaattttagttccgcgtccttggtttaaaaaatagcgtaatgttcaaagtaaaattaattcgtaccaaaaataattgtaaagtcttccttgaacacattcggatttttattagttatttttcttcttctagacgtttttaaatcctcaaaaacttttttgtttgtcatttgatttcatacaaattttcacagtatattgtaaattgaatTAGGTTTCTAGAGcaccaaaaaaattgaaatcgcaacttccggttttgagttattcccctttttctaaaattttaggggcgttagtttccagacaaaggctccgaaatggtccgtagcaaataatttatagttaaaaatctctattattgacactttgaatattgtcctctgatttttagattttagtttcttccaattattccactcgaattaatcaatcgaaatctatgttttaaaaatagcaaaatttttctcatgttttagcttcgtaactttttagtttgaaatatttcctaaatacatatagaacaaaagttgtgcataatgttaagggctttcatttgacaccaataaaaaagggctggccccttaaattaagggccagtaGCCCTCAaaagattttgcttaataactcaaaaacggttaggatttcgaTATTGCTGTCGCtgaaaaagttgtttgttgggatctcataaaggtcgttacaatgttattttgtaagtgatttgtgtagtatgagtgtaaaaagctttacatgttaacatgtacctgctttcatttggcaagttaacgaaagtctttgcgcgtaaAACTGGCAAAAAGTTACCAGAGAAAGTAtgatggtttatacaggaggatttaattcatgagaaaaaaattagaacacatgcttcttttttttttatagaggtTAAAGTCATTGTCGtttagttcttatagtgcacaatccttaaagACGAGAAttgaaacattctttttcttttctagtaaaacacaaaatacttattgaaaaaaaattctatgcattacattttagttatcatactgcatgcatttaaaatccacCTTGAATCAGAGATGTGTATTATTACGTAAGCTATCCCTCGCCAACGGCCGAGAAAATctgtcaccatggtcgcggctggactacctagcggccagcggttatctaatacacgagagttgcgtctctcatatatgagttaaGTTAGCTGCGAACTGAAGaattatttcagttttgattacacataaaggtttattcttcaattggattaaacgatagggtgtcaattaagaaatcgttcagttaattaataaaagcaatgccattctcaatctaatgcaatatcagacatatatATCAATGGTgggttttaagtaaaaaaagaatttctatttgatagaattaAGTCATTaatttgcaaacttttcaaatcttcctaggTTCTTAGCTGTGCGTGTGTATGCGTTAAACCTTtatgtaatctatccttcgcccgcggccgaggaaatcatccacggctgcactagttatctaatacacaagattcgcacccgcacacttacatgaatatgaacgtgtttgagtttatatagccgttaatacactgtacactgctttaattttatgttataaaagtttgttcattttgtatttagttagtttaaaaaatggagagtaaattaaaaagtcgttctgaaaattaataaaagcgatatcactccaaatcggaaatacTCGTGAGACATATttgaatggttggtttgtaagtcttaaatgttttaaaaactgtacaaataatgttttcaatcatattaaaacctttaaatgatgatcatccctagctcgcacatggccgaggagatcccgcgcaagtgacctctacatgtacatatgtaccttatcacgcgtgcatgtttggtattttgtacgaacacaactatttttattatgtttta
This genomic interval carries:
- the LOC128162919 gene encoding probable ATP-dependent RNA helicase DDX23, with amino-acid sequence MDVEESKSHDVDKKRDRSRSKSRDRKRKRHRSRSRERHRSRSRDRQRQRSRSRERRRSRSRDRHKKKHRDSKSDKDRGLKKEKNEDEEEKKEQVKKVPLSLEELLAKKKAEEEAQSKPKFLTKEERAAEALKRRQEAVEEQRKKQEEEKKKQLEYLNQGREDDRYRDRRDRDRRDRERREREREREEGEKNSVIEYKDKEREQAAIKERYLGIMKKKRRIRRLNDRKFVFDWDAGDDTSQDYNFLYKDRHTVQFFGRGHIAGIDIKAQKKDQSKFYGELLEKRRTAEEKEQEKKHQKNLAKKEAKQKWDDRHWSEKNLDEMAERDWRIFKEDYNISCKGGRIPNPIRSWRESGLLQKEILDVIENAGYKEPTPIQRQAIPIGLQNRDIIGVAETGSGKTAAFLFPLLKWITSLPKLERFDDQDQGPYAIILAPTRELAQQIEEETIKFAKHLDIRTVAIIGGISREEQGFKLRQGCEIVIATPGRLIDVLENRYLVLAQCTYVVMDEADRMIDMGFEPDVQKILEYLPVSNQKPDNDDAEDDQKMLQNFSSKKKYRQTVMFTATMPPAVERLARSYLRRPAMVYIGSVGKPTERTEQIVYMVSPAEKRKKLVQILEQGIEPPIIIFVNQKKGADVLAKSLEKMGYNACTLHGGKGQEQREFALASLKGGTKDILVATDVAGRGIDIKDVSLVINYDMAKSIEDYTHRIGRTGRAGKTGVAISFVSAEHDSAVLYDLKQTIMASPVSNCPPELANHPDAQNKPGAVVQKKRKDETIFLQ